Proteins from a genomic interval of Harpia harpyja isolate bHarHar1 chromosome 9, bHarHar1 primary haplotype, whole genome shotgun sequence:
- the LOC128146614 gene encoding natural killer cell receptor 2B4-like: MEHVILLLFISLFFLCRAQGPLECWEQAVSANGALHLQLEKPPQGWTKVTWRVRLDVGYQQQILTVEKYKADLFSNSTFFGRAVFQQETFFLRISPVSTADSGVYEAEFEDTSGTLTTRCFRVSVWEPVHSLHLETHILDWEQGWCNLSLVCTVSGAGNVSYSWSCSGDPWGALEHQPWLHLQVHGDANPTVCRCNVSNPVSWSTDSTNITAASCQAVASGVSLSYCRVKGLLWLLLLGSLVAAVAITHVLVWQRGSPSHRAPGSSGTG, encoded by the exons ATGGAGCATGTCATCCTTCTCCTCttcatctccctcttcttcctctgccgAGCCCAAG GACCCCTGGAGTGCTGGGAACAAGCCGTGTCTGCCAATGGAGCGCTgcacctgcagctggagaaaccCCCGCAGGGATGGACAAAGGTCACATGGAGAGTGAGACTGGATGTGGGATACCAGCAGCAGATCCTGACGGTTGAGAAGTATAAAGCTGACCTATTCTCCAACAGTACTTTTTTTGGGAGAGCTGTTTTCCAGCAGGAGACCTTCTTCCTGCGGATCAGCCCGGTTAGCACAGCAGACAGTGGGGTCTATGAGGCAGAATTTGAGGACACATCAGGCACCTTGACTACCCGGTGCTTCCGTGTGTCAGTGTGGG AGCCCGTCCACTCGCTGCACCTGGAGACACACATCCTGGACTGGGAACAGGGCTGGTGCAACCTCTCACTGGTCTGCACTGTGTCTGGTGCTGGCAACGTCTCCTACAGCTGGTCCTGCAGTGGGGATCCCTGGGGAGCCCTGGAGCACCAGCCCTGGCTGCACCTGCAGGTCCATGGGGATGCCAACCCCACCGTCTGCCGCTGCAACGTGAGCAACCCGGTGAGCTGGAGCACAGACAGCACCAACATCACAGCAGCTTCCTGCCAAGCTGTGGCCTCAG GTGTTTCCTTGTCCTACTGCAGAGTGAAAGggctcctctggctgctgctgctgggcagcctGGTCGCAGCCGTGGCCATCACACACGTCCTCGTCTGGCAGCGGGGATCCCCTTCCCACCGTGCTCCCGGCTCTTCGGGTACTGGGTAG
- the LOC128146586 gene encoding uncharacterized protein LOC128146586, translating into MLQGFGVLFFGGGVETTLALTIATAVVMSPPQPSRGTWCLAGLCLCCDIKLLKGLKGQSLSFPALHPFFADITRVTWRSQGTHITEAKPKEKRLTIDYMPRLRGQLFIHPTNLSLEIRPPKLGDNGKYEVVVDTLSDPTKPKTFSYSLRIHGGLPMMPAGTSDMGGQSRSTVGPRGVTEPDAGDTRTQGTGGGQPPDGSGGLEACGVQDYYCVVKAYLMATVFGLLLMLVATVHNVTRDKGT; encoded by the exons ATGCTTcagggttttggggtgcttttttttggggggggggtggagaccACCCTTGCCCTTACAATCGCCACAGCTGTGGTCATGTCTCCCCCCCAACCATCTCGTGGCACCTGGTGCCTTGCAGGTCTGTGTCTCTGTTGCGATATCAAGCTGCTGAAGGGGCTGAAGGGACAGTCCCTGTCCTTCCCGGCCCTGCACCCCTTCTTTGCGGATATCACGCGGGTCACCTGGAGGTCCCAGGGGACCCACATCACCGAGGCCAAGCCCAAGGAGAAGAGGCTCACCATCGACTACATGCCCAGGCTCCGTGGCCAGCTGTTCATCCACCCCACCAACCTGTCACTGGAGATCAGACCACCGAAGCTGGGGGACAACGGAAAGTACGAGGTGGTCGTGGACACCTTGTCTGACCCCACCAAACCAAAGACCTTTTCCTACTCATTGAGGATTCATG GTGGCTTGCCCATGATGCCAGCCGGGACCAGTGACATGGGAGGACAGAGCAGGAGCACCGTGGGACCTAGGGGAGTGACCGAGCCTGATGCAGGAGATACCAGGACACAGGGCACAGGTGGGGGGCAGCCCCCAGACGGCAGCGGTGGGCTGGAGGCATGCGGGGTGCAGGACTACTACTGTGTGGTGAAGGCGTATCTCATGGCCACTGTCTTCGGGCTACTGCTGATGCTGGTGGCCACTGTTCACAACGTGACCAGGGACAAAGGCACCTAG